From Motacilla alba alba isolate MOTALB_02 chromosome 4A, Motacilla_alba_V1.0_pri, whole genome shotgun sequence, one genomic window encodes:
- the LPAR4 gene encoding lysophosphatidic acid receptor 4, which translates to MGNHSNNHTCLTDDSFKYNLYGAVYSVVFILGLITNCASLFVFLFRMKMRSETAIFMTNLAVSDLLFVFTLPFKIFYNFNRHWPFGDSLCKISGTAFLTNIYGSMLFLTCISVDRFLAIVYPFRSRTIRTRRNSAIVCAGVWILVLSGGISASLFSTTNVSNTSTTCFEGFSKRIWKTYLSKITIFIEVVGFIIPLLLNLTCSSLVLRTLRKPATLSQIGTNKEKVLKMIIVHVAIFVVCFVPYNSILFLYALVRSQAIANCSLERFARTMYPITLCIATLNCCFDPFIYYFTSESFQKSFNIKTQIKMESLFKTEMPLTKTALPAPQDEISDQAITNGGDPTSESHF; encoded by the coding sequence ATGGGAAACCACAGCAACAACCATACCTGCCTGACAGATGATTCCTTCAAGTACAACCTGTACGGAGCCGTGTACAGCGTGGTCTTCATCCTTGGCTTGATCACAAACTGCGCCTCCCTCTTCGTTTTCCTCTTCCGGATGAAGATGCGGAGCGAGACGGCCATTTTCATGACCAACCTGGCGGTTTCAGACTTGCTTTTTGTCTTCACTTTGCCCTTCAAGATTTTTTACAACTTCAACAGGCACTGGCCCTTCGGGGACAGCCTGTGCAAGATCTCGGGCACGGCGTTCCTCACCAACATCTACGGGAGCATGTTGTTCCTCACCTGCATCAGCGTGGATCGCTTCCTGGCCATCGTGTATCCCTTCCGCTCCCGCACCATCCGCACCAGGAGGAATTCCGCCATCGTCTGCGCCGGCGTTTGGATCCTGGTCCTCAGCGGAGGAATTTCGGCCTCGCTGTTCTCCACGACCAACGTGTCCAACACCAGCACCACCTGTTTCGAAGGGTTCTCCAAAAGGATCTGGAAAACCTACCTGTCCAAGATCACCATATTTATTGAGGTGGTGGGATTCATCATCCCTCTGCTGCTCAACCTCACGTGCTCCTCGCTGGTTCTCCGGACTTTACGGAAGCCGGCCACCCTGTCCCAGATTGGGACGAACAAGGAGAAAGTGCTGAAGATGATCATCGTGCACGTGGCCATTTTCGTCGTGTGCTTTGTCCCCTACAACTCCATCCTGTTCCTGTACGCGCTCGTGCGCTCCCAGGCCATCGCCAACTGCTCCCTGGAGAGGTTTGCCAGGACCATGTATCCCATCACGTTGTGCATCGCCACCCTCAACTGCTGCTTCGACCCCTTCATCTACTACTTCACCTCTGAGTCCTTCCAGAAGTCCTTCAACATCAAAACCCAGATCAAAATGGAATCTCTCTTCAAGACAGAGATGCCGCTCACAAAGACGGCGCTGCCGGCGCCGCAGGATGAGATCAGTGACCAGGCCATCACCAACGGAGGAGATCCCACATCTGAATCCCATTTCTAG